A genomic window from Silene latifolia isolate original U9 population chromosome Y, ASM4854445v1, whole genome shotgun sequence includes:
- the LOC141631448 gene encoding uncharacterized protein LOC141631448, producing MVNDNRTIREIRARNYDEQPLCITYPPLGANANFELKGFFIQNLPKFHGQAGNDPNRNLTEFHLMCEGAIPNGVTEDQFKLRAFPFSFLDAAKDWLFYLTPGSISTWKEMKAAFLEKFYPDSRHNRAKKAITTIEQDHGETMYEYWERFKRLVAQCPYHGLSEDDLLVKFYEV from the coding sequence ATGGTGAACGATAATAGAACCATTCGGGAGATAAGGGCAAGAAACTATGATGAACAACCATTATGCATCACATACCCTCCTTTGGGAGCAAATGCCAACTTTGAACTCAAGGGTTTCTTCATTCAAAACTTACCCAAGTTTCATGGGCAAGCGGGAAATGATCCAAACCGGAACTTAACGGAGTTTCACTTGATGTGTGAAGGAGCTATTCCAAATGGGGTGACGGAGGACCAATTCAAGCTTCGTGCCTTTCCGTTTTCCTTCTTGGATGCGGCTAAGGATTGGCTTTTCTATCTTACTCCGGGGTCCATAAGTACTTGGAAAGAAATGAAAGCGGCCTTCCTTGAGAAATTCTATCCCGACTCACGCCACAACCGTGCAAAAAAAGCAATTACCACAATAGAGCAAGACCATGGGGAAACCATGTATGAATATTGGGAAAGATTTAAGAGGTTGGTGGCTCAATGCCCATACCATGGGTTGAGTGAGGATGACCTTCTTGTTAAATTTTATGAAGTTTAG